The Calypte anna isolate BGI_N300 chromosome 20, bCalAnn1_v1.p, whole genome shotgun sequence genome includes a region encoding these proteins:
- the SNTA1 gene encoding alpha-1-syntrophin isoform X2 produces the protein MPILISKIFKGLAADQTEALYVGDAILSVNGTDLSEATHDEAVQALKKTGKEVVLEVKYMKEISPYFKNSSTGATVSWDPSPAAPQKCSSPLLPPRELREGRTVPLKMCYVSRKCLPADPEHRYLEVCSADGRVALFLRAKDEATAQSWLSAIQANAVALLPRVKEELRAQLGGAGAVAGRDIKHVGWLTEQLPSTGTRNLLAVLTEKELLLYGSLPQSRDAVGKPTHSYPLIATRLVHSGPAKGSALYAAELSFALRSGTRLGVQTHLFSLESPRDLALWTRLLVDGTHGAAELAQEVSTACTWKGQDCTLSIHIDKGFTISTTEPGLSKTILLQQPFEKLQMSSDDGTKMLYLDFGGPEGEIQLDLHSCPKTIVFIIHSFLSAKLTRLGLLA, from the exons ATGCCCATCTTGATCTCCAAGATATTTAAGGGGCTGGCAGCAGATCAGACCGAAGCGCTCTACGTGGGGGATGCCATCCTCTCTGTCAATGGGACTGACCTGTCCGAGGCAACACATGATGAGGCGGTGCAGGCGTTGAAGAAGACGGGCAAGGAGGTGGTCTTGGAAG tGAAGTACATGAAGGAGATCTCCCCTTACTTCAAGAACTCATCCACAGGAGCCACAGTCAGCTGGGacccctctcctgctgccccacagaAGTGCTCgtcccccctcctgccccctcGGGAGCTCCGGGAGGGCAGGACCGTGCCCTTGAAGATGTGCTACGTGTCCCGCAAGTGCCTCCCCGCCGACCCGGAGCACAG GTACCTGGAGGTGTGCTCGGCGGACGGGCGCGTTGCCCTCTTCCTGCGGGCGAAGGACGAGGCCACAGCGCAGTCGTGGCTCAGCGCCATTCAGGCCAACGCGGTCGCACTGCTGCCGAGGGTGAAGGAGGAGCTGCGAGCacagctgggaggtgctggcGCGGTAGCTGGACGGGACATCAAACACGTAGGCTGGCTGACCGAACAG ctccccagcaccGGTACCAGGAACCTCTTGGCTGTCCTGACggagaaggagctgctgctctatGGCAGTCTGCCCCAGAGCCGTGACGCTGTGGGCAAGCCCACACACAGCTACCCACTCATTGCCACCAG GCTGGTGCACTCGGGGCCGGCCAAGGGTTCGGCGCTGTACGCGGCGGAGCTGTCGTTCGCACTGCGCAGCGGCACCCGGTTGGGCGTGCAGACCCacctcttcagcctggagagccCCCGGGACCTGGCGCTCTGGACCCGCCTGCTGGTGGATGGCACCCACGGGGCCGCCGAGCTGGCCCAGGAGGTCTCGACAG cctgcaCATGGAAGGGGCAGGACTGCACCCTCTCCATCCACATCGACAAGGGCTTCACCATCTCCACCACCGAGCCCGGGCTCAGCAAGAccatcctgctccagcagcccttTGAGAAGCTGCAGATGTCCTCAGATGATGGCACTAAGATGCTCTACCTGGACTTTGGTGGCCCAGAGGGAGAGATT CAATTGGACCTTCACTCTTGCCCCAAAACTATCGTCTTCATCATCCACTCTTTCCTCTCAGCCAAGTTGACCcggctggggctgctggcatGA
- the SNTA1 gene encoding alpha-1-syntrophin isoform X1 — protein sequence MAAGRRAPRSGLLELRSPGGQWLRVLLSLTEDVLGVSPADGPGPATGPGEAPAAQLNGGEPGAAVPEALANIRRTVRVVKQDVGGLGISIKGGRENKMPILISKIFKGLAADQTEALYVGDAILSVNGTDLSEATHDEAVQALKKTGKEVVLEVKYMKEISPYFKNSSTGATVSWDPSPAAPQKCSSPLLPPRELREGRTVPLKMCYVSRKCLPADPEHRYLEVCSADGRVALFLRAKDEATAQSWLSAIQANAVALLPRVKEELRAQLGGAGAVAGRDIKHVGWLTEQLPSTGTRNLLAVLTEKELLLYGSLPQSRDAVGKPTHSYPLIATRLVHSGPAKGSALYAAELSFALRSGTRLGVQTHLFSLESPRDLALWTRLLVDGTHGAAELAQEVSTACTWKGQDCTLSIHIDKGFTISTTEPGLSKTILLQQPFEKLQMSSDDGTKMLYLDFGGPEGEIQLDLHSCPKTIVFIIHSFLSAKLTRLGLLA from the exons ATGGCGGCGGGCAGGCGTGCCCCGCGTAGCGGGCTGCTGGAACTGCGCAGCCCCGGCGGGCAGTGGCTCCGCGTCCTGCTCAGCTTGACCGAGGACGTGCTGGGGGTCAGCCCGGCCGATGGCCCCGGCCCCGCTACGGGTCCCGGCGAGGCCCCCGCGGCGCAACTGAACGGCGGTGAACCGGGAGCCGCCGTGCCCGAGGCTCTCGCCAACATCAGGCGGACGGTGCGAGTCGTCAAACAGGACGTGGGGGGACTTGGCATCAGCATCAAAG GTGGCCGAGAGAACAAAATGCCCATCTTGATCTCCAAGATATTTAAGGGGCTGGCAGCAGATCAGACCGAAGCGCTCTACGTGGGGGATGCCATCCTCTCTGTCAATGGGACTGACCTGTCCGAGGCAACACATGATGAGGCGGTGCAGGCGTTGAAGAAGACGGGCAAGGAGGTGGTCTTGGAAG tGAAGTACATGAAGGAGATCTCCCCTTACTTCAAGAACTCATCCACAGGAGCCACAGTCAGCTGGGacccctctcctgctgccccacagaAGTGCTCgtcccccctcctgccccctcGGGAGCTCCGGGAGGGCAGGACCGTGCCCTTGAAGATGTGCTACGTGTCCCGCAAGTGCCTCCCCGCCGACCCGGAGCACAG GTACCTGGAGGTGTGCTCGGCGGACGGGCGCGTTGCCCTCTTCCTGCGGGCGAAGGACGAGGCCACAGCGCAGTCGTGGCTCAGCGCCATTCAGGCCAACGCGGTCGCACTGCTGCCGAGGGTGAAGGAGGAGCTGCGAGCacagctgggaggtgctggcGCGGTAGCTGGACGGGACATCAAACACGTAGGCTGGCTGACCGAACAG ctccccagcaccGGTACCAGGAACCTCTTGGCTGTCCTGACggagaaggagctgctgctctatGGCAGTCTGCCCCAGAGCCGTGACGCTGTGGGCAAGCCCACACACAGCTACCCACTCATTGCCACCAG GCTGGTGCACTCGGGGCCGGCCAAGGGTTCGGCGCTGTACGCGGCGGAGCTGTCGTTCGCACTGCGCAGCGGCACCCGGTTGGGCGTGCAGACCCacctcttcagcctggagagccCCCGGGACCTGGCGCTCTGGACCCGCCTGCTGGTGGATGGCACCCACGGGGCCGCCGAGCTGGCCCAGGAGGTCTCGACAG cctgcaCATGGAAGGGGCAGGACTGCACCCTCTCCATCCACATCGACAAGGGCTTCACCATCTCCACCACCGAGCCCGGGCTCAGCAAGAccatcctgctccagcagcccttTGAGAAGCTGCAGATGTCCTCAGATGATGGCACTAAGATGCTCTACCTGGACTTTGGTGGCCCAGAGGGAGAGATT CAATTGGACCTTCACTCTTGCCCCAAAACTATCGTCTTCATCATCCACTCTTTCCTCTCAGCCAAGTTGACCcggctggggctgctggcatGA